Genomic segment of Kingella negevensis:
CGTTATTTAACAAAACTGAGTTTAACAGAATTTCACACAAAGACGGTTCTGTTTTTTCTGAAAATTTTTTACAAAACGCAGCCTGAAAACGGCTTTTCAGGCTGCGGAAGAGGGCGCGACATAGTGGATTAAATTCAAATCAAGACAAGGCAACAACGCCTGCCATGTACATTGAGTACATAAAGGCGTTGGCAACGCAGTATTGGTTTGAATTTAATTCACTATATTCAGGCAGCATTTTGTTTTTCTGATAAAATATCTCGCTTCAAAACCCATTCAGGCAGCCTGAAAGCACATTTTCAGGCTGCCATTCAAAATTTTTAAACTCTTTAAACTAAGTAAACACAATGAAAAATATTCGTAACTTTTCCATCATCGCCCACATTGACCATGGCAAATCCACATTAGCAGACCGCTTTATCCAATACTGCGGCGGTTTGGATTTGCGTGAAATGAGTACGCAAGTGCTTGATTCTATGGATATTGAAAAAGAACGTGGCATCACGATTAAAGCGCAAACGGCTGCCTTAAATTACAAAGCCAAAAACGGCGAAATCTACCAATTAAACTTAATTGACACACCCGGACACGTGGACTTTTCCTATGAAGTGTCGCGCTCGCTGTCGGCGTGTGAAGGCGCGTTGTTGGTGGTGGACGCATCGCAAGGCGTGGAAGCGCAAACGGTGGCGAACTGCTACACGGCGATTGATTTGGGCGTGGAAGTTGTGCCAGTGCTGAATAAAATTGATTTGCCAGCCGCCGACCCCGACCGTGTGTCGCAAGAAATTGAAGACATCATCGGTATTGACGCGGTGGGCGCGGTAACATGTTCCGCCAAATCGGGCTTGGGCGTGGAAGACGTGCTGGAGGAAATTGTGGCGAAAATCCCTGCCCCCGAAGGCAACCCAAACGCGCCATTGCAAGCCGTGATTATTGATTCGTGGTTTGATAATTATGTTGGCGTGGTGATGTTGATTCGCGTGAAAACCGGCACGATTAAATTGAAAGACAAAGTTCAATTTATGGCGACCAAAGCGGAAACGCAAGTGGAACAACTGGGGGTATTCACACCGAAATCGGTTCAAAAACAACAATTAAGTGCTGGCGAAGTGGGTTTTCTGATTACAGGTGTCAAAGAACTTGGCTCGGCAAAAGTGGGCGATACGGTTACGTTGGCAAACAATCCAGCCGCCGCGCCGTTGGCAGGATTTAAGGAAGTGCAATCGCAAGTTTTCGCTGGTTTGTATCCTGTGGAAAGCCACGACTACGAGAATTTGCGTGATGCCTTGGAAAAATTGCAACTGAATGACGCTTCGTTGAAATTTGAGCCTGAAGTGTCGCAAGCGTTGGGTTTTGGTTTCCGTTGCGGATTCTTGGGCTTGTTGCATTTGGAAATCGTGCAAGAGCGTTTGGAACGCGAATTTGACATGGATTTGATTACGACTGCGCCGACTGTGGTCTATGAAGTCGTGTTGAAAAATGGCGAAAAAATTGAAGTGGAAAATCCGTCCAAATTGCCCGATATTGCCACGATTGATACGATTTTAGAGCCGATTATCACGGCGACGATTCTTGTGCCGCAAGATTATGTGGGCAATGTGATGACGTTGTGTAATCAAAAACGCGGCGTTCAACGCAATATGCAGTATTTGGGCCGCCAAGTGATGCTGACTTATGATTTGCCGATGAATGAAGTGGTGATGGATTTCTTTGATAAATTGAAATCTACTTCGCGTGGTTATGCGTCGTTAGACTATGAATTTAAAGAGTTTCAGCCGTCTGATTTGGTGAAATTGGATATTATGGTGAATGGCGATAAAGTGGACGCTTTGAGTTTGATTGTGCATCGTCAAACTTCGGTACAGCGTGGGCGTGAATTGGCAAGCAAAATGCGTGAACTGATTCCGCGCCAAATGTTTGATATTGCGGTTCAGGCAGCGATTGGCGGTCAAATCATCGCGCGTGAAAACGTGAAAGCCTTGCGTAAAAACGTGTTGGCGAAATGTTATGGCGGTGATATTACGCGTAAGAAAAAATTGTTGGAAAAACAAAAGGCTGGTAAGAAACGCATGAAACAAGTGGGTAATGTGGAAATTCCGCAAAGCGCGTTTTTGGCGATTTTGGAGATTGGGGATAAGTAGTCTCTGATTATATTTTCAGGCTGCCTGAAAAACCAAAAGCGAGATAAGTCTAAAAACCTATCTCGCTTTTTATTATTTACAACGCCCAGCCGCTTTAGACAGCGCATTACAATTTGTCGAACCCGTTGCAGAACCAGCACCCGAGCAAATCGCGTCAGAAGAAAGCACACCAGCCACCGTAGTGATATAGCATTGATGTGAACGACCGCGAGCCGTTGCCACAAATTTAACTGAATCAATATCGCCTTTGCGATTAGAAATCGTTACTTTATCCGCAGTGGTATCCAATGCAAATGCCGCTTTTTCTTTCAGGCTGTCATCAGAAATCACAGCATTGCCAACAGTGCCGCAAGCTGATAATACAGAAGCGCAAACTAACATCGCCAAAAATTTATTCATGGTATGACCTTTATTAAAGTGGTTGAAAAACGAAATTATAGTAACCAAAAGGTAAGAAATTTGCAAGATTTGGTTAATTTTGGATAATTTCCAATGGTTTACGCAGCCCGAAAATCATTCAAATTTCCGTGTTATATTATATCAAAATTGTTAAAAATCAAATAGATACTTGAAAATACAAACGCATAAGCATAAAATATTTTTCATTATCAACAGGCGTAAGCAATCGCAAACAAATTGCCCATGCCCATAACACAAAGGAAAAATATCATGACTTGCAAAAGCCACGAAAACCACGCCCACCAACACGGCGCAAACTGCGGACACACCGCCATTCAACACGGCGACCACGTTGATTATCTGCACGATGGACACTTGCACCACGCACACGCAGGGCATTACGATGAACACGTGTTAGACGTATCCGCCAGCAACCCAGACGGTTGCCACCCAACACACGAATGCGCAGGACACGTTCACGGCTCAAACTGCGGACACGAAGCCGTCCCACATGGCGACCACGTTGATTATCTCGTAAACGGACGCTTGCACCACCAACACGGCAACCATTGCGACGACCACGGCGAAGTTGTCATCGTCAAATAAACCATACGCAGCCTGAAAACCATTTTCAGGCTGCGCTATTATCTTGGTAGGGACAGGATTTATTCCTGTCCTTTTCCATATTCCGCAAAAACTAAAATTTTGCAGCCTGAAACCCACAAATCCGCTAAAATACGCGATTTCATTTCTCGTTCAGGACGACCAAACAAGTGGAATCAAACCAAATACTTTACGCCACAATCACCGCAGCCATTGCAGGCGCAATCATGCTATTTTCAGGCAGCAAACAACGCAACGCACTAGGCGAATGGGGCAACGGCGTACAATGGGGTTATCTCTTAATCATGATAGGCGTGTTCGGCATCCTATCCGCAGGCGCACAATGGAGTTTCACCGCCGTATTGCTTACTTACACCGTATTCACAGGCATCACATGCGTTTGGCGCAAAGCCCACCTAAAAACGCAGCCTGAAAACGCACAAGACAACAACCACTTCCGCGACTACATGGCAGGCTTTTTCCCCATTATCGCCATCGTATTCATCTTGCGCACCTTCATCGCCGAACCCTTCCAAATTCCGTCCAGCTCCATGCGACCAGGCTTAGTGAAAGGCGACTTTATCCTTGTAAACAAATTCGGCTACGGCATTCGTATCCCCGTATTGAACACCGTCGCCATTCCCACAGGCAAAGTCCAACGCGGCGACGTAGTCGTATTCAACTACCCAGTAGAACCCAACACCAACTACATCAAACGCATCGTAGCGGTGGGTGGCGACACCGTAGAATACAAAAACAAAATCCTCACTGTGAACGGACAAACCAGCATAGATACACCCGCAGGCAACTACCAATATCTAGACGACCAGTCCGCCACACGCACCATAGACGCACAAACCTACCAATCACAATTTGCAGGCAAAACCTTCAACGTCCTCAAAGAAAGCGAAGCCCCAAGCGTCAGCGCACCCGTATGGAATCGCTACCAAAATCTCATGTCCGCCAAAGGCTTCCAAAGCGGCTTAGAACAAAACTGCCAATACGCAGAAGACGGTAGCGCATTCAAATGCACCGTCCCCGAAGGCAAATACTTTGTCATGGGCGACAACCGAGACAGCAGCGCAGACAGCCGCTATTGGGGGTTTGTGGACGACAAACTCATGGTTGGCAAAGCATTCATGATATGGATGAATTTCAGCGACATGAAACGCATAGGCAACAGCATTAACTAAACCCAACGCAGCATGAAAATACACCGTTTTCAGGCTGCATTTTTACAAAGAATATCTCAGCCTAAAAAACAAATTCCGTAGGTCGGCGCATTTATGCCCGACATCTTCAGCTGCCCGTAGGTTGGGTTGGCAACCCGACATTCAACATTTTCAGGCTGCAATCAACAAAAAAACACCATGAAACTAGACATCATCATTCCATGCTACAACACTGCCCAAACCCTAGAACGCGCCGTACAAAGCAGCCTGAAACAACCCGAACTCAACACCCTCTGGCTCATTGACGACGCCTCCACCGACAACACATGGCAAGAAATCCAACGCTTCGCCCAACAATACCCCCACAAAATCCAAGCCCAAAGACTGCCCGATAACGGCGGCGTTGCACGAGCCAGAAACTGGGGCGCATTACAGAGTAGGGCAGACATCATCGCCTTTTTAGACGCAGACGACGCCTACCAAGACAACACACTTGCCGCCGCATTAGCCTCATTCCAAGCCTTCGATTACCTAGGGCTAATCCGCCTGCGCCTACAACCCGTCGGCTTGCCCCAAAAATACGCCAACCACCCCAAACTAGATTACGCATGGCAAGTGCTAGAAATGACCGTAGGCGGCAACACCGTATTCCGCAGAAACTTCTTTCTCGCATGCGGCGGTTTCCCACAAGACGGCTTATTCCGAAAATTCGGCGGCGAAGATGGCGCACTCGGCATCGCCACCGTACACAGCAGCATAGTCGGCACATTATTCGCCCCCGAAGAACCCGCCGTTTTACATTACTGCCGAGACGGCATGCACGCCGAAAGCCTGCTCAATATCCACCTGTTCGGGCAAGCGAACCCCAACATACGCCCCGAAGACATGGCACAAGCCAACGCCGTAACAGAAAACATCAAAGACCAATTACGCAGCCTGAAAACCATACTCAACGTAGAACAAACAGGCACCATGCCATTGATTGTGAGCCGCTAACGCATGAATTTAATCATTTTTTGTATCATATTGATTTTATTGTGTTTACCGCTAATTAAGTTCCGCAAACAAACACACAACCCATTTGAAGACAAAAACGTCGTCTTGCCATATTTTCGCCGCACCTTGATGACACCAACAGAATTAGAGGTCTATGCCACCTTGTTGGACGCGTTGCCAGAATACATGGTGTTCACGCAAGTGCAAGCGTCGCGCGTGTTGGAAGTCCCAAGTAACGCGCAAACTTATTATTGGTTTAATCTTGTTAGCAGGCTCAGTTATGACTTTGTGATTTGCCGCACAGACAGTACGCCCATCGCCGCTATAGAAATTGACGATAGCACGCACGATTTGCCCGAACGCCAAGAAGCGGATAATCGCAAAAACAAAGCAACGGAAGCCGCTGGTGTCGCGATGATTCGCTGGAAAGTAGGCGAAACACCTAGCGAAAATGAAATTAAAAAATTGATTCGGAGAATTGATAAGCGAGCAGAATAATCATGATAATCATGCAGCTTGAAACTATTTTCAGGCTGCATTTTGTATTTCAATAATTTTACATAATCGCTATTATTGGAACTTAACAAATATTACAAATTATTGAAATTTACCTGCTCTTTCCCTAAAAATTTCGACATTTTAACGATTTCTATATTTGTAGTATTTACGCGTGAAACAACGTGCATTCATCCGCTCCGTTGCATTGCAAACAGTCGCAACCCAGTAAATTTGTTTGATGATTTCCTGCTCGCTTGGTTTGGCGCGTGGATACTCAAGAGATAGGATGATTTCAAGTGGGTGGCAATAACAAAGCTCTGCTATTTCAAGACACTTAGCTACAGACAGCCTTAAACGCCCTTTTCTGTACTGCGAGATTGTGGCGGTGGTAACTTGCCAATATTTTGCCAGTTGATAATCACTTTTGAAGTTTTTACGTTTCTTGAACGTGTCTAGCCAGTTGTTTATGTTTTGCATAAAAAGACACCTGAGTTTTATTTTTGCTATGCGCAATAATAATGCTTACGTGTCTTTTTTTGTAGTTCGCAAATGCTAACCATTCTGAGGGCGTCGGCAGCCGTAGGCTGCTCCGCCCTTTCCTTGTTTAAGATATAACAACTCAATCGATACTATTTTGTTTCTGATTTTTCTGCTTCTCTATGAATTATCATTTGCTGAGCATCTTTACCGAATTCTGTTACTAGAATGTCCATGAGTTCTGTCCATTTTATTGTTCTCCCTACTTTCAGACTGGCTTCCATCGCTAAGCGTTCTATTTTCATTTTTTTGTCTATTTTGATGTTGTAACTAGTTGTCCCAATTCGTGCCATTTTTTTTGTTTCCTTTTTCAAAGATTTAGGTAAATAAGTATAAAGTAATCTACCTTTTTAGTTTTTTACTTATTTACATAAATAATTATAAATGATACATTTGCGCAAATTAGGTTTTTAGGTAAATAGGTTTCATGTGAAACATTAAACAAGGCAAGGTTTAATTATGGCTAGTTCTACAGCTAAACCAGCTTTTGCGCTGGTTGAGAATATTCAGTCGTTTATCAGTTATTTCGGCATTCAGAACTGTGGGTTTCTGACGCTCACTTTTTCCGATGACGTTAAATGTGTGTATGAAGCTTCTAAACGCTTTAACAGCTTCAGAACGAATTTCTTAACGAAAGTTACGCTTTCTTATATCGGGGTTTACGAACGACACAAATCAGGTCGCATTCATTTTCATTTTGTCGTGGCGTTTCCTGAGAATGTGCTTTTTGAATATCGTAACGGTGTTCAAGTGATGTTCAATCACGATGAAGTAAAACAACGTAATTACAAGAGTGCTAACAAATATCTGCGCTCTATGTGGAAACTGTTTCGTGAGTCTGTGCCTAAATATGGGTTCGGGGAACGTGGTTCGCAAATCCTTCCTATTTACAGTGAGAAAGGCATTGCGCGTTATCTTGCTAAATATCTGACTAAGGGCATGATTGATAGACAACCACGCGATAAAGGTTTTCGGTTAGTACGTTCTACTTCAGGCAAGAAGGCGTTGTTATGGAAACAAGTTTCAGGCTCGTTTGCTTGGAATGCGGATAGTTCCAAAGAATGGCGTAAAGCGTTGGCTTTTCATATTCTTGAGAAGTCGAATATTGCAAAGTTCCGCTTAAGCCGTGTAACGGATTTTTCAAGAATGGGCGATAAATTTAAGACTGCTCTTGAGAAACTGGCTGTAATGAATAGCACGAATTACAGCAAGATAATGGGCTCGCTGTATGGCTCTAATTGGTGCTACAAACAAAAAGATTTGATTTGGGACGATTATCAGAAGTTTAAAGAAAGAATTGAACGCGGTGAACCGTTGGTTTTCTATTACTGGGAAATGGGTTTACAGCAGTATGAGCGCGTTTCTTATGATTTTTTGACTGGTAAAGTGAGTTCTTTATGATAATTTTTTGTGTTTTGTTTTATTTGAATATGTTTTGATTTTTTAGTTTAAGTTTAAGGATTTTTTGATTGTGTTTAAAGTGAATGGTTTTATTTTGGGGGCGGACTCTCTGACTAAAGGTAAAGAGGGTAAGCCTTTAGACCTTTGTGTTTTGCATTTGCTCGTCCCTTCTGCGAATGGCTTTGTGCCATATAACGGTTTTTTTGGCGTGGCTCGTGATGCCGATGGCATTAACTCGCTCGTTCGCAATAATGGCGGTAATCCGGTTTCAGCTACTTTTGATTTTGCGTTTTCTACTTTCAACAATCAGACAACTTTCCGTTTAATGGGGTATTTGCCTGCTTCTGTTCCTGCCGCTAAGTAGTAGGAATTAGGGGTTTTAGGCGTTTTTCCCCTGCGCTTTGCGCTCTTGCCGTAAAAAATGCCAAAAATTTGAAGCGCGGAAAGCCCGCGCCGTGTGCGGGAAACCGCGCAAAAATTTTGGGCATTTTATGGGCTGTCGCGCTTGCCTCTGAAAGTGCGGTTTTTATCTTCAATTTTTTTGTGAAAGGTCTATGACTATGAACGTAAAACAAAAACTGATTGCTGTTGCTGGTAATCAAAAAGCTAAATTGGCTGCGGTTGGTACTGCTGCCCTTGCAGTGTCTTCAGGCGCGTCGGCTGCTATTCCTCCTGAAGTAACTAAAGCGATTACTGACGGTTTTGCCGATGCTCAACTGGTTGCTTATGCAATCTTGACTGGTTTGGCTGTTATTTACGGCATCTCTTTGGCTAAACGCTTGCTGAAATAAAATAGTGGGAGTTTTTGCGTGGGTTATCAAGTCGGTAACACTTGCTATTCTTCTCGGGAACTTGCGGAGAATGTTTTATTTTCGCAAGTTCCGCCAAAAATTACCGAGAGCGGAATTGTGCAAGTGAAATTTGTGAATCATCGTTGGGAATTTCAAGGGCAAGTTTTAACGTCAAATTTACCGCAATGCTCTGAGACTGAGAACTTTAAAAACGGTTATGAATTTGCGCTGCTTTTTTTGCCAATGGTTGTTATGCTGGTTTGTATAAAATTTGTTTCTCGCCTATTTACTATCGGTCATTGAAATGTTTGATTTCTATTTTTTTTCAGGGGTCGCACAATGCGCTATTCTAATTTACTTCTTGTTGCGGCTTTAATGCCGCTTTTTTTATTCCGTCCTGCTTATTCTTTTGTTCCTGCTGTTCCTCTTCCTCCTGTTCCTGTTGTTCCTGCTCCTATAGGTGGTGGGGTGATTCCTGGAGATATTATTCCAGGTTCCTCTGGTTCTGGTGGTAAATCAGATATTTCTCTAGATTGTTATTTAAATCTTACTTGTGCGGTTGTTGACTCTGTTAGAAATGCAATGCGCGGTTCTAATAGTTCAGATAGCTCTAATAATTCAGTTGGTTCGGGTTCTGCTAATTCGAGCGGTTCTAACAATTCAGGAGGTTCTACACCTCCGCCATCTACGGGTAATGGTTCGGGTACTAATGGCGGTTCAGGTAGTAGCGGTTCGGTTGATGCTACTGCTTCGGCTGCAATTATTGCGTGGCGTGATAAATGGGTACACATTTTTAATAGTATGAATGAAGAAGCTAAATCAATTAAAGACGGTCTGGCAAGAGATTTGGTTTGGTGTGCTAATGTTTATCAGTACGGTTCTGATGCTCATGCTGAATGTTCTGAATATAAACGTAAGCTTGCTAATGATGAGTTAGAGCGTTTGCGACAGAGAATAGATAAAGCTAAGGAACTTAAAGACAAGGAGTTTCAAGAGTTGCAAAAGAAATTAAATGTTAATGTCTCGGTCGGAACGCCGAATGTAAATGTTACTGGCGGTGGCGTGGCTGCTGGCGTGGCTAATGGTGGTAATAATCAGGCTTGTAAAATTAATGGCGTGTGGATGCCGTGTAGCGGTGTTGGTACAAGTAATAATCCCGATTTAAGCGGTTTGGGTTCGGGGGTTGAAGGCATTGCTGGTACAGGTTCTAACTCATCTGCTGGTTCTAATGCTGGTTCTAATACGAATGTTAATAACAATACTGCAACTAACACAAATACTAATACAAATATTAGTAATTCTAGTGCTTCAACGAATAGCAGTGTTCATTCTACAGCTTCAAATTCTACAGTAAATAATATTACAAATAACTACGGCATTCAGGAATTGCCTAAGACAGAAAGCATGTCTGATTTTTGTAAGGCTCACCCTAATTCTGGTTCTTGTGTTGAATGGTCTGATGATGGGTTAAAAAGTGCCTCTGCTGCTTCTTCAACTTCTCTTCAGTCTAAGGTCATTAATATTCGTCCGAGTGGATTTTTTACTGGCTCTATCAGATATGGTTGTCCTAAGCCTGAAGAGGTAAAAATGAGGGTAGGTAATTTCTCTTTAGCTTATGACGGTCTTTGTGAGTTTGCTAGTCGTATTTCTCCCTTTGTGATTATTACTTTTTATATTCTGACTGCGTTTTCTGTTTTGAAATTTGTGAGGAGATAAAACCATGGCTTTGCCTCTTATTCCGATTATTTCGACGGCTATTGTTACAGCTTTGACTTCATCTGTCGGCAAATTAGCTATTCAGGCTTTAACATCTATTGGGTTCGGTTATGTTATGTATCAAGGTTTTGATGTTTTAATGATTGAGCTGAATGCCAGGGTTTCGAAAGGATTGAGTGATATTCCGTATAGCTTATTAGCTTTGTTGAGCATAAGCGGTTTTTTGGACGGTATTCAAATTATGCTGGGTGGCATGGGTGTTGCGGTGTCTTTGATGATTACGCAAAGAATGGCGTTTTTCGGAGTGGATAAATGATTTATTTAATTACTGGCGGCATGGGTACGGGTAAGACTTCTTTAGCCGTTGAAATGATTTTAAATAATTATGAAGGATTGTTTAAAATTGAGAGTGAAGATGGTACGCTCATAGACCGCCCTCTATACTTCTGTCATATCGATGGATTAGATGAACAGAAATTTAAAGCGCACAGAATTACTGAACAAGAAATACAGTCTGCGCCGTTGAATGAAATTTTGCCTGAGGGTTCTGTACTATTGATTGATGAATGTGATTACACTTATCCGCTCCGCTCTTCAGCTCGTGCCGTTCCGCCTTATATTCAGACATTAAAAGAATTGCGACACGATGGGTTTACTCTCATTCTTATGACGCAGCATCCTAGTATGGTGGATAAATATATTAGACAGCTCGTTAATAAGCACATTCATCTTGAGCGCAAAGCGGTTGGTACTAAACGCTATGAGTGGTATCACTGCGAAGAGAATTTAAATGTAACTACATTCGCTTCGTCTATTGAGCAATTTTATAAACCATCTGCCGAAGCACAAAAATATTTTAAATCCGCTTCTAAACACGTGAAGTTTAAAAAAAAGCTACCTTGGGTTTTGAAGCTATTGCCAGTCGGAGCTCTGGTGCTTGTCTTTTTGGTGTTTCGAATTATTAACGGTTGGCAGAATAAGGCTGATACGCTGAAGGGGGCTATAGCAGCAACTGAAACAACAATCAGTCCAAAGACTGAGCCGTCCGCGTCCTCGCCTGTTTCAGCCCTTGATTTCAAGGGGGGAACTAGAGGAACGGAAGGACATGCTTCGGAGGTGCTTGGGGTTGCGGTTGCTGACTATGTCCCGCGTATCCCGTCTTTGCCTGAAACTAAACCAATCTATGATAGGTTAAGAAGACCTGTGAATATGGAAACAGTAGCAGGTTGCGTTAAAAGCAAAAATAGCTGTAATTGTTACACCGAACAGGCGACTAAAGTTTTTGTAAGTAAGGAAATGTGTGCTTACTGGGCTGAGAACGGAATATTCCAAATTTATAAAAAACATGGATAACACGCAAGTAGCACAATCTGCTGCCCCTGTTGCCTCTGTATCAGGACAATAGATTTGAAGCGTGGGGTTCAAAAAAAGACCCAGCCCAAGCGGGGCTTTTTTTGTTTACCTGAGCGGAGAACGGTTTTTTTATTTGTCGTATCAGTCCAATGAGTTTTCGCTTAGGGGTTATGCGTTCGTAATCGCAAAAAAGTGAGCACAGTCAAGGTCGCTGTGGCGTTCATTTTAACCTTGACTGTGCTCACTTTTTTGTGATTTCGTGTAGCATAATTCCTAAGCGGAAACTTGTTGGAATGATAGACAAATAAAAAAAAACCGTTCGTAGCGGTTCGCTTCGGTAGCTTGATTTTCTTCTCATAAATACTCATCATAAATGCTCATTATTGGAACTTAACAAATATTACAAATTATTGAAATTTACCTGCTCTTTCCCTAAAAATTTTGGTATTTTAACGATTTCTATATTTGTAGTATTTGCGTGTGAAACAACGCGCATTCATCCGCTCAGTTGCATTGCAAACAGTCGCAACCCAGTAAATTTGTTTGATGATTTCCTGCTCGCTTGGTTTGGCGCGTGGATACTCAAGAGATAAGATGATTTCCAGTGGGTGGCAATAACAAAGCTCTGCTATTTCAAGACACTTAGCTACAGGTAGTCTTAAACGCTCTTTTCTGTACTGCGAGATTGTTGCGGTGGTAACTTGCCAATATTTTGCCAGTTGATAATCACTTTTGAAGTTTTTACGTTTCTTGAACGTGTCTAGCCAGTTGTTTATGTTTTGCATAAAAAGACACCTGAGTTTTATTTTTGCTATGCGCAATAATAATGCTTAGGTGTCTTTTTTTGTAGTTCGCAAATGCTAACCATGCAGCCCAAATCTGAGGGCGTGGGCAGCCGTAGGCTGCTCCGCCCTTTCCTTGTTTAAGATATAACAACTCAATCGATACTATTTTGTTTCTGATTTTTCTGCTTCTCTATGAATTATCATTTGCTGAGCATCTTTACCGAATTCTGTTACTAGAATGTCCATGAGTTCTGTCCATTTTATTGTTCTCCCTACTTTCAGACTGGCTTCCATCGCTAAGCGTTCTATTTTCATTTTTTTGTCTATTTTGATGTTGTAACTAGTTGTCCCAATTCGTGCCATTTTTTTTGTTTCCTTTTTCAAAGATTTAGGTAAATAAGTATAAAGTAATCTACCTTTTTAGTTTTTTACTTATTTACATAAATAATTATAAATGATACATTTGCGCAAATTAGGTTTTTAGGTAAATAGGTTTCATGTGAAACATTAAACAAGGCAAGGTT
This window contains:
- a CDS encoding zonular occludens toxin domain-containing protein, which codes for MIYLITGGMGTGKTSLAVEMILNNYEGLFKIESEDGTLIDRPLYFCHIDGLDEQKFKAHRITEQEIQSAPLNEILPEGSVLLIDECDYTYPLRSSARAVPPYIQTLKELRHDGFTLILMTQHPSMVDKYIRQLVNKHIHLERKAVGTKRYEWYHCEENLNVTTFASSIEQFYKPSAEAQKYFKSASKHVKFKKKLPWVLKLLPVGALVLVFLVFRIINGWQNKADTLKGAIAATETTISPKTEPSASSPVSALDFKGGTRGTEGHASEVLGVAVADYVPRIPSLPETKPIYDRLRRPVNMETVAGCVKSKNSCNCYTEQATKVFVSKEMCAYWAENGIFQIYKKHG
- a CDS encoding transcriptional regulator → MQNINNWLDTFKKRKNFKSDYQLAKYWQVTTATISQYRKERLRLPVAKCLEIAELCYCHPLEIILSLEYPRAKPSEQEIIKQIYWVATVCNATERMNARCFTRKYYKYRNR